The Spea bombifrons isolate aSpeBom1 chromosome 7, aSpeBom1.2.pri, whole genome shotgun sequence genomic interval GGGGCACCTGAGGAGTGTGGATATCGGCTATCTCTGCATAATATCACATACCCCCAACTTCTGCCCCGGAGAATCGGGATGCGGGTGGGCGGAGCTTGGGAGGTAGAatgtcactcaaactggcagcgCTACTGTGGGATTGCGCCCCCCAATCCCAATGTCCTGCGGGGCTCTCTGCGTGACTGAGGTAGAGCTCGGCTTAGGACTGTCCCGCATGAAGCGGGATAGTTGGGAGGCATGGTTGCACAACCTGCTGCGCTCTCGTTAGACAGCTCGCTTGCGCTCCTGAGATTTCCACAGCTCCAGTAAAACTTCCCTTTGGCATCAGACGGGATTAAAGACGCCTCCCTCCGCCTAATCTTCCTGTCTGGCCCAACGCGTTCCCCCGAGTCCCAGCGCAGCCAGGAACAGGTTACTCTTCTAATATATTCCTCGTCTTTCCCCCCTCTTCTaatgcccctctcccccctttacTGCCCCCCTCTCCTACCGGACTCTCCTCTTGactgccccccctctctcctccttctgTTTTTGCTCTCCCCGCTTTTCTCTCCTGCCAAAAACCCTCTCCTCTCCCCCTATCCTTTTCTCCCCCCTCTCCCAGTTTTTGGGGCAGATCTTTCTTTACAGACGCCACCCGGGCATCTCCCAGCCAAACGGGGCATTTTGGGGCAGGATGTGGGGGGCTTTATTGTTTGCAGATATCGTCCATCACTAAGGGGAATACGGATGCTGGATTGGGATTGTGGCGCTTACAGCGGCTGGGGGGGTTGCGTTGTCTTCtttaatttatgtataattAGCATCAATGTACAGATAATTAGCCTTTATTTACATGTAATTAGCATAAATTtgcatcaattagcctttttgcccccccccccgggcgcCCCAAAAACCCACAGCCTCCCCGGAGTCCAGGCCCCTGCTTTGCGGGGTTAATGCTGCCCCCCTCGTATTGCCCCTCCTCAGTGGGCGGGGTCACCCGAGTCTGCGCTTCCAGGGAAAAGCGTATAAAACCAGTAACCCGTTCCAGGGCGTCACTGGGATATCCCCCGGCGCTACTGGGTCTCGCAGACAGAACGTCTTCAGGATCCTGGAAATGAAAGGTACCGGACGCCATGAAACGGGTCCTCGGTGTCTCCCCCAACGCTATTCATACTAAGGGGTCTCCCCCCAGACATCTGTTCCCTACATGTGCAGGAATTGTGTACGGTGTGTATGTACTCTACTAAgtaggtggtagataagtggaacagcctcccggcagaggtggtagagggtaatacagtgaggggattaaacatgcatgggatagacatacggctcctgaatctaagacgagaccaacgactgattaaggtttgagtcgttacagcaggagaaaggggcgactagacggggggccggatggggccgatctgccggcagattctggaTTTCTGTGTATTgcactttttttggggggggggaattccaGTCAAAAGTTTAGCAGAATGTCTCGGTGGCCCCGAGTGGCAGATCTATTGGACTCAGACTGATCCGATGGGTCCCCAATCTGTGCTCTTTTACCTTCTGGCGACTCTTTGTAATTAATTGCCCCCGTGTTCTAATCCCCTGGATTCTTGAACCCCAGACATGACTAGCCGCCCCCCGATAAAAGTTGTCGACGGGATGCCCATTCTGGGACCGTTTGCAGAAAACTGGGAGAATGTGAAGACGTTTCAGGCCAGAGCAGGCGATCTGGTGATCTGCACCTACCCGAAATCAGGTGAGAGGGGGGGGAAGGGGGAACCtggggaggagggggggcaaAATGAAGGGAAGAGAAAGGACAGACAGATCTCGCGCCCCTGCAGGTACCACCTGGATGAGCGAGATCGTGGACTTGATCTTCAGTGGAGGAGACGCACAGAAGACCCAGCGAGATGCCATCTACCTGCGGGTGCCCTTCCTGGAGTTTGCTGCCCCGGGGATGCCCTCAGGTACCCCTCGCCCACTAAAAATATCTGCAGAGCTTTATTACCAGGACTCTGCTTCTAGTACTCACTCGGTACTCTGTTACCAGTTTATACTCTCCCGGTACTCTGTTACCAGTTTATACTCTCCCAGTACTCTGTTACCAGTTGATACTCTCCCAGTACTCTGTTACCAGTTGATACTCTCCCGGTACTCTGTTACCAGTTTATACTCTCCCAGTACTCTGTTACCAGTTTACACTCTCCCGGTACTCTGTTACCAGTTTATACGCTCCCGGTACTCTGTTACCAGTTTATACTCTCCCGGTACTCTGTTACCAGTTTATACTCTCCCAGTACTCTGTTACCAGTTTATACTCTCCCAGTACTCTGTTACCAGTTTATACTCTCCCGGTACTCTGTTACCAGTTTATACGCTCCCGGTACTCTGTTACCAGTTTATACGCTCCCGGTACTCTATTACCAGTTTATACTCTCCCAGTACTCTGTTACCAGTTTATACTCTCCCAGTACTCTGTTACCAGTTTATACTCTCCCAGTACTCTGTTATCAGTTTATACGCTCCCGGTACTCTGTTACCAGTTTATACGCTCCCGGTACTCTGTTACCAGTTTATACGCTCCCGGTACTCTGTTACCAGTTTATACTCTCCCGGTACTCTGTTACCAGTTTATACTCTCCCGGTACTCTGTTACCAGTTTATACGCTCCCAGTACTCTGTTACCAGTTTATACTCTCCCGGTACTCTGTTACCAGTTTATACGCTCCCAGTACTCTGTTACCAGTTTATACGCTCCCAGTACTCTGTTACCAGTTTATACTCTCCCAGTACTCTGTTACCAGTTTATACTCTCCCGGTACTCTGTTACCAGTTTATACTCTCCCGGTACTCTGTTACCAGTTTATACTCTCCCGGTACTCTGTTACCAGTTTATACGCTCCCGGTACTCTGTTACCAGTTTATACGCTCCCGGTACTCTGTTACCAGTTTATACTCTCCCGCTACTCTGTTACCAGTTTATACTCTCCCAGTACTCTGTTACCAGTTTATACTCTCCCGGTACTCTGTTACCAGTTTATACGCTCCCGGTACTCTGTTACCAGTTTATACTCTCCCGGTACTCTGTTACCAGTTTATACTCTCCCGGTACTCTGTTACCAGTTTATACGCTCCCGGTACTCTGTTACCAGTTTATACTCTCCCGGTACTCTGTTACCAGTTTATACGCTCCCGGTACTCAGTTACCAGTTGATACTCTCCCGGTACTCCGTTACCAGTTTATACTCTCCCGGTACTCTGTTACCAGTTTATACGCTCCCGGTACTCTGTTACCAGTTTATACTCTCCCGGTACTCCGTTACCAGTTTATACTCTCCCAGTACTCCGTTACCAGTTTATACGCTCCCAGTACTCCGTTATCAGTTTATACTCTCCCGGTACTCTGTTACCAGTTTATACTCTCCCGGTACTCTGTTACCAGTTTATACTCTCCCGGTACTCTGTTACCAGTTTATACTCTCCCAGTACTCTGTTATCAGTTTATACGCTCCCGGTACTCTGTTACCAGTTTATACTCTCCCAGTACTCTGTTACCAGTTTATACGCTCCCGGTACTCTGTTACCAGTTTATACTCTCCCGGTACTCTGTTACCAGTTTATACTCTCCCAGTACTCTGTTACCAGTACTATGCTCTGTTACCTGTAGTCTTCTCGCTGTATCTTGCTCCCAGTACTCTCCCTGTACTCTCTCCCCCTCGCTCTGTGATACATTTgctgcagtctctctctctctactctcTCCCAGGCACTGAGGCTTTAAATCGCATGGAATCTCCTCGTGTCATAAAATCCCATCTCCCGGTGGAGCTTTTTCCAGAGACGTTTTGGGAAAAAAACTGCAAGGTACATGATACTCATCCCGTGTACCGTGCCTGTCACTCATCCCGTGTACCGTGGCTGTCACTCATCCCGTGTACCGTGCCTGTCACTCATCCCGTGTACCGTGCCTGTCACTCATCCCGTGTACCGTGGCTGTCACTCATCCCGTGTACCGTGGCTGTCACTCATCCAGTGTACCGTGGCTGTCACTCGTCCCATAGACCGGGCTGTCACTCATCACATGGGTCGGGTGTAACTCATCACATGGGTCAGGCTGTCACTCATCCTGTGTACCGTGGCTGTCACTCATCCCATAGACCGGGCTGTCACTCATCCCTTAGACAGACCAGCGCTCGTCTGACGCTCCACAGGATGGTCTTTATTATCCGGTTCTGACTCAACCTCACAGTACAGTAAATGTGACGCCGGTGACCTCTGACCTCTCTCTCCAGGTGATATACGTCGCCCGTAACGCCAAGGACGTGGTGGTCTCGTATTACCACTTCTATCGCATGGCCGTTGTACATCCGGAGCCGGGGACCTGGGAGGAATACCTGGACGCCTTCATGCAAGGGAAAGGTgcgtgagtgtgagtgtgagtgaacgTGAGCGCTAGAAGTGTAGCCTCGGAGACGTCGTCCACCGTAGATATGGAGTCAGCTGGTTGCGTGGAGAGTCTGTGTGCGTTCTGGGAATCTCGAAGCTCCGACGAGCCGTGTTTGTGGGTCTCTTGCAGTTGCGTTTGGCCCGTGGAGCTCTCACGTGAAGGGCTGGTGGGAGGTTAGACGGCAGAGAGACGTCCTCTACCTGTTCTACGAGGACATGCTGGAGGTGAGACGCGGCTCTACACGCCAACCCAAACCCACGTGGCTACTCTCTCGTCTCTCGCATTCTTATTTTATATGGGAATGctttatttattggcagcagtcATGTGATTCACAGAGATAGCACTGATAGGGTGGATggctttgttgccatagcagcagaagAAGCTTTAAAGAATGTTCATCATAATTCTTCTGTGTTTGAAAATCATTGGGATAAGAAAAGAAGGGTGAGGTCGGGGAGAGCGGTGAGGTCGCGGTAACAGAGGGGGTTCTCTGCCTGTCCTGTTTTCCTATTGGCCAGGATCCGAAGCGCGAAATCCAGAAAGTGGCCGAATTTATCGGCAAGGAGCTGTCCGAGGAGGTCCTGGAGAAGATCCACCAACGTACCTCCTTCCAGGCCATGAAGGACAACCCCATGGCCAATTACACGACCATCCCCAGCTCGGTGATGGACCATTCCATCTCCCCCTTCATGAGGAAAGGTACGTGCATTCCAAGTAGAATGTCAGCTCTTCTGCCAAgcttatttattgctttagctctttttcctctctctctcacccttcCTCTCTCCAGGAAGGTGCGGCGATTGGAAGAACCATTTCACGGTGGCTCAGAACGAGCGGTTTGATGAGTATTACGGCCGGGAGATGTCGGATACCGACTTATCGTTCCGCTTCCAGGACTAAAGCTCCGTTATGTCCTTCTGGACCCTTCCTCGAGGACTAAACATAACACAAGATATATGAAATCCATATGCCCAAATAGTTAGTAATGTTacactttaccaagagggtggtagataattgggacagcctctcagcagaagtggtagtggctaatacagtgaggggatttactCAGGAATGGGATAGACACGAATTCATCCATCGTTTCTGTACCTTTCCAAAGAATGAGGACAATTCATTCGACACCGAGGGTCTCAGCATGAGTGGGGGGAGGGGATCTCAGTGAGAAAAGGTGGGCTCTGGGGGTAGTCTGTGAGTAAAGACGCCGATGGACACGGCTGAAATCCCTGCCTGAACCCcgaacctgggaactctccgggcttgacctgaattcaggtgtttcctgctgccgtcagcgtgaccacccaccgacatcagcgggacagcgctgtatacattaatataaaccccagcgctgtatacagtaatataacccccagcgctgtatacagtaatataatccccagcgctgtatacagtaatataacccccagcgctgtatacagtaatataacccccagcgctgtatacagtaatataaccccccagcgctgtatacagtaatataaccccccagcgctgtatacagtaatataacccccagcactgtatacagaaatataacccccagtgctgtatacggtaatataacctccagcgctgtatacagtaatataacccccagcgccgtatacagtaatataacccccagcgctgtatacagtaatataaccccagcactgtatacagtaataagtaataaccccccagtgctgtatacagttatataacccccagcactgtatacagtaatataaccccccagcgctgtatacagtaatataaccccagcactgtatacagtaataagtaataaccccccagtgctgtatacagtaatataaccccccagcactgtatacagtaatataaccccccagcgctgtatacagtaatataacccccagcgctgtatacagtaatataacccccagcgctgtatacagtaatataacccccagcgctgtatacagtaatataacccccagtgctgtatacagtaatataacccccagtgctgtatacagtaatataaccccccagcgctgtatacagtaatataacccccagcgctgtatacagtaatataacccccagcgctgtatacagtaatataaccccccagcgctgtatacagtaatataacccccagcgctgtatacagtaatataaccccccagcgctgtatacagtaatataaccccccagcactgtatacagtaataacccccggcgctgtatacagtaatataaccccccagcgctgtatacagtaatataacccccagcgctgtatacaataatataaccccagcgctgtatacagtaataacccccggcgctgtatacagtaatataacccccagcgctgtatacagtaatataaccgccccagcgctgtatacagtaatataacccccagcgctgtatacagtaatataaccccccagcactgtatacagtaatataacccccagcgctgtatacagtaatataacccccagcgctgtatacagtaatataacccccagcgctgtatacagtaatataacccccagcgctgtatacagtaatataacccccagcactgtatacagtaatataacccccagcgctgtatacagtaatataacccccagcgctgtatacagtaatataacccccagcgctgtatacaataatataacccccagcgctgtatacagtaatataacccccagcgctgtatacaataatataacccccagcgctgtatacagtaatataaccccccagcactgtatacagtaatataacccccagcactgtatacagtaatataacccccagcgctgtatacagtaatataacccccagcgctgtatacagtaatataacccccagcgctgtatacagtaataacccccagcgctgtatacagagtgtttggctgggtgattaagactgagccattctgttgttcatattttggggcaaaaactacaactggggttaaaaaagaaaacattgttaCCAATTTCCAAACAATGTACTGTAATACCCCCCAACCCTACTGATCCCGTCCCCTCCCCCACTCATCACCCCAGTCCTGTTACCCCATCAGCTGAGACGTTGTCATTGGACCAAGCCGTGTATCTGAACGTGTTCAATGCTTTCCGTGTGATGTCATCGGATTAATAAACGCATCTTCCTTCTTATTTCTTGTCATCTCCGTCCGCTCGATCCGGAAAACATGAAACATGAccgggggggcaggggggggcctCGTGTATccagcatttttatttattattatttttaatcaaatgtTAGCGATAGACGTTTCCTGTCAATTCCTCTTTAACCCCCTAACGACTGGTAATGGAGGCGATACGTCGCGAAAACCATGAGGACCAAGGACGTGTCCCCTACGTCATGGGATATCAAATTTGTCAGCTTAGTCCCGCCCTGGCCCCCCGAACAGGGACAAAATTTGGGGCCCCCGGAGAGCATGAAAGAGACCCCTAAAAGCGTGAACATtcatcacaattattattttttatttttttctaaaatccgGCTCGGTTTCTCTCTCATGGTTTGTGTTAAATGCGGGGCCCCAGGTGTTCTTCTTTTTCTTGAAGCCACCTGTGAAAGTAGGTGAGGAGTTCTGGCCGCGTGTGATCGGGTCGCGTGTGATCGGGTCGCGTGTGATCGGGTCGCGTGTGAGCGGGT includes:
- the LOC128501834 gene encoding sulfotransferase 1B1-like, with protein sequence MKDMTSRPPIKVVDGMPILGPFAENWENVKTFQARAGDLVICTYPKSGTTWMSEIVDLIFSGGDAQKTQRDAIYLRVPFLEFAAPGMPSGTEALNRMESPRVIKSHLPVELFPETFWEKNCKVIYVARNAKDVVVSYYHFYRMAVVHPEPGTWEEYLDAFMQGKVAFGPWSSHVKGWWEVRRQRDVLYLFYEDMLEDPKREIQKVAEFIGKELSEEVLEKIHQRTSFQAMKDNPMANYTTIPSSVMDHSISPFMRKGRCGDWKNHFTVAQNERFDEYYGREMSDTDLSFRFQD